Proteins from a genomic interval of Pseudomonas asplenii:
- a CDS encoding cold-shock protein, with the protein MSTRQSGTVKWFNDEKGFGFITPESGPDLFVHFRAIQGNGFKSLKEGQKVTFVAVQGQKGMQADEVIAEN; encoded by the coding sequence ATGTCCACACGTCAGAGCGGTACCGTCAAGTGGTTTAACGACGAGAAAGGTTTTGGTTTTATCACTCCTGAAAGCGGTCCGGATCTGTTCGTCCACTTCCGCGCCATTCAGGGCAACGGCTTCAAAAGCCTGAAAGAAGGCCAGAAAGTGACCTTCGTTGCCGTGCAAGGCCAGAAAGGCATGCAGGCTGACGAAGTCATCGCCGAG